DNA from Kitasatospora herbaricolor:
GGTCGAGGCCAGGCTGCCCGAACCGGTCGCCTCCGTGGACGCGCTGGGCGAGGGCGACCCGCCGGCGGCCGCGTCGACCGTCGAGCCGGTCGAGGGGGTGGGGGTGGCCGCCGGGCCGGACGGGACGCCGGTGGAGGCGGAGGCGGAGCCCGAGGGCGTCACCGAGGCCGTGGCGCTCGGGGACACGGTCGCCGCGGGCGACGTGGCCGCGGGCGACGTGGAGCCGGACGGCGCGGGCGTGGACGGCTTGGGGCTGGGGGAGGAGCTGACGGCCGGGCAGGTGTGCGAGAGGTTGAACCACTTCACCTCACCGCCCTTCACCTCGGCGCTGGCCGAGGTGAGCTTGGCGCCCGGGGCCGAGGCGACGTAGGCGTGCTTGGTGGTGGGCGGCCCGAACACGGTGACGACCTGCGGGGTGCCGTTGTCGAAGGCGACCGTCAGCTTGACGAAGTCCGTCGAGTTGCCGGGAAGCACGAAGTGCCAGCCGTCCTGGTCGGTGCCGATCGTCCCGCACTTCGTCTCGTGCTCGCCGAACCCGGCGGCCGTGACGGGAAGGTCCTGGTGGACGGGGACGGTGTAGGTGGTGCCGACGGCCGCGAGGGCCGACGGCGCCGTGGGGAGGAGGATGAGGCCAGCTGCCGCCGCCGTGAAGGCGGCGCGGGTGGTGAGGGAAGCGCGCATGGTCACCGTTCGCTGTCAGGAGTGGGGGCGAGGGCCGGACCGGTCCGGTGGGACCGGCCCGGGGCCGTCTCACTGTCCTTCAGCGCCACAGCCGTCCCGGGCGTCACACTCCTGACATAACGTTTCGCTGAACGGGCCGCGCCACGGCCGCCGCCGGTACTGCGCCGCCCCGGCAGGCCCGCCGCCCCGCCGGAACGACCGCCCGGCCTTCGCCCGGCTAGGACTCGGCGGCGGTGATCTGGGCCGCGAGCGCGGCGGGCATGGGTTCGTGCCGCAGGTGGGCCCGGGAGAACTCGGCGGTGCCGTGGGTGAGCGAACGCAGGTCCACGGGGTACCGGGCCAGTTCCAGTTCGGGGACCTCGGCGCGCAGCAGGGTCAGGCCGGGGCCGCCGATCTCGGTGCCCAGGACCCGGCCGCGGCGGGCGGAGAGGTCGCCGAGGACGGCGCCCAGGTAGTCGTCGGGCAGCAGGACGCTGACGGTGGCGACCGGTTCGAGCAGCCGGATCACCGCGTTCCCGGCGGCGTCGCGCAGGGCGAGGGCGGCGGCGCTCTGGAAGGCGGAGTCGGAGGAGTCCACCGAGTGGGCCTTGCCGTCGACCAGGGTGACCCGGACGTCGGTGAGCGGGTGCCCGGTGGTGACGCCCTTGGCGAGCTGCGCCCGGACGCCCTTCTCGACGGAGGGGATGAAGTGCTTGGGGACGCTGCCGCCGACCACCCGGTCCTGGAACTCGAAGCCGGAGCCGGTCGGCAGCGGTTCCACCTCCAGGTCGCAGATGGCGTACTGGCCGTGGCCGCCGGACTGCTTGACCAGGCGGCCGTGGCCGGCGGCGGCGGTGCCGAAGGTCTCGCGCAGGGCCACCCGGTGCGGGACGGTGTCGACGTGCACGCCGTGCCGGCCCCGCAGCCGGTCGAGGACGACCTCGGCGTGCGCCTCGCCGGTGCACCACAGGACCAGCTGGTGGGTGTCGGCGTTCTGCTCCAGCCGCAGCGCCGGGTCCTCGGCGGTGAGCCGGGTGAGGGCCTGGGAGAGCTTGTCGTCGTCGGCCTTGCTGTGCGCCTCGACGGCGATCGGCAGCAGCGGCTCGGCGAGCGGCCACGGGTCGAGCGGCGCGGCGTGGCCGGGGTCGTTCAGGGTGTCGCCGGCCCGGGCGGAGCCGAGCTTGGCGATGCAGACGAGGTCGCCGGGCAGGGCGTGCGGGACGGGATGGTGCTGTTTGCCGAACGGGCTGGTGAGGGTGGTGACGCGTTCCTCGGTGGGTTCGCGGCCGTCCGGGCCGGTGATCTCCACGTGGGTGTCGGGGCGCAGGGTGCCGGCGAGCATCCGGACCAGGCTGATCCGGCCGACGTAGGCGTCGCCGGTGATCCGGATCACCTGGGCGGCGAGGGGCGCGTCGGGGTCGCAGTCGGGGGCGGGCGGGCGGCGGTGGGTGGGGTCGGGGAAGGCGGTGGCGATGAGGTCGAGGAGCTCCGCGGCGCCCAGGCCGTTCTCGGTGGTGGCGAGCGCGGGGTGCAGGGCGCAGTCGAGCACCTCCCGGCGCAGCCCGTCGGCGAGCGCGTCGGCGTCCAGCTCCTCGCCGGCGAGGTAGCGCTCCATGAGGGTGTCGTCCTGGCCGGAGATGGCCTCGACCAGGCTCTCCCGGGCGGCGGCGCTCTCCGGGGTCGGGTCGGGGGCGGGGCCGTCGTCGCCGTAGCCGCGGCCGGTGAGCAGGTCCAGGGAGCCGGTGGGGCGGCCGTCGTGGTGCAGCGGGAGGTAGCGCGGGCGCAGGGTGTCGGGGCCAAGGCCGAAGGCGTCGTGGCAGGCGGTCAGGATCTCGTCGAAGCCGCTGCGGGCGATGTCGAACTTGGCGACGGCGACGGCCCGGGGGATGCCGGCGGCGGCGCACTCGCGCCACAGGGCGCGGGTGGGGGCGGTGACCGGGTCGGTGGCGGAGACCACGAAGACGGCGCCGTCGGCGGCGTGCAGGGCGGCGCGCAGTTCGGCGACGAAGTCGGGGTGGCCGGGCGGGTCCAGCAGGTTGATCTTGGTGTCCCGCCATTCCAGCGGGAGGACGGCGAGCTGCACCGAGCGCTGCTGCTTGTGCTCGATCTCCTCGTGGTCGGAGACGGTGTTGCCGTCGGGGACCCGGCCGGCCCGGGTGACGGCACCGGCGGTGAGGGCGAGGGACTCCGCGAGGGTGGTCTTGCCGGCACCGCTGCAGCCGATCAGGACGACGTTGCGCAGCTGCTGGGGGCGCTCCACCGGCGGGGCCTGCCCTGTTCGTACCGTGGCGCGGTCGGGCATCGGGGTTCTCCTCCCGTGGCGACGGACGGCTCCAAGTCTAGGTCCGGGACCGGGGCACCGGCTTGCGGTGGCGCCCGGCGATCACCCGGTGTGCGCGCGGATGTGCTTTGAGTAGTTGACAGTTGGGCCGAAAGCCTGCTTGCCGGTGCGGTGCGCGGGAGTGCGTGGCGGGCGTGGATACCATGGGTCAGCCGGGTGGGCTGATCCACTCGGCCGCCTGCCGCGGATCGCGGCCCTCGGCGGACACCGGTGAGATCGGAGCGGTCCGGAAGGCCATGCTCAACAAATACGCGCGTGCCTTCTTCACACGTGTCCTGACCCCGTTCGCCGCCTTTCTGATCCGCCTGGGCGTGAGCCCGGACGCCGTGACGCTGATCGGGACGGCCGGATCGGTCGCCGGCGCGCTGGTGTTCTTCCCCCGCGGGGAGTTCTTCTGGGGCACCATCACGATCACCCTGTTCATCTTCTCCGACCTGGTCGACGGGAACATGGCGCGCCAGCTGGGCCGTACCAGCAAGTGGGGCGCTTTCCTGGACTCGACGCTCGACCGGGTCGCGGACGCGGCGATCTTCGGCGGACTGGCCATGTGGTACGCGGGCAAGGGCGACAACAACCTGCTCTGCGCGGTGGCGATCTTCTGCCTGGCGAGCGGCCTGGTGGTCTCCTACACCAAGGCCCGGGCGGAGAGCCAGGGCCTGCCCTGTGACGTCTCGGGGCTGGTGGAACGGGCCGAGCGGCTGGTGATCAGCCTGGTCGCGGCCGGGGTCGCGGGCCTGCACACCTTCGGGGTCCCGTACGTCGAGTGGCTGCTGCCGTTCGCGCTCTGGGTGGTGGCCGCGGGGAGCCTGGTGACGGTGTTCCAGCGGATGCTGACCGTGCGCCGGGAGGCGTTCGAGGCGGACCGCCTGGAGGCGGGGAGTCGGGGGACGGCGTGAAGGACCGGATGGTCTACTCGGCGTACGCGCTGGGCTGGGCGGCACTGAAGCATCTGCCCGAGCGGGCGGCCGAAGGGCTGTTCGACCAGATCGCGGACGCGGCCTGGCGCAAGCGGGGAAAGCGGGTGCTGCAACTGGAGGCCAACCTGCTGCGGGTGCGCCCGGACGCGGACGAGGCCCGGCTGCGGGAGCTCTCCCGGGCCGGCATGCGCTCCTACCTGCGGTACTGGATGGAGTCGTTCCGGCTGCCGGTCTGGAGCCGGGAGCGGATCGCCCGGAGCGTGGCCGTGGAGGGCCTGGAGCACCTCACCGGGGCGATGGAGTCCGGGCGCGGGTCGGTGATAGCGCTGCCGCACATGGGCAACTGGGACCTGGCCGGCGCCTGGGTCGCCTCGCACGAGGGGTACCCCTTCACCACCGTCGCCGAGCGGCTGGAGCCGGAGCGGCTGTTCGAGCGCTTCGTGGCGTACCGGGAGAGCCTCGGCATGGAGGTGCTGCCGCTGACCGGCAGCGACGTGTCGGTGGTCGGCACGCTGGCCCGGCGCCTGCGGGCCGGCAAGCTGGTCTGCCTGGTCGGCGACCGGGACCTCTCGGAGGCCGGCGTGGAGGTGACCTTCTTCGGGGAGGCCACCCGGATGCCGGCCGGCCCGGCCGCGCTGTGCCTGCGCACGGGGGCCGCGCTGCTGCCGGTGACGCTCTGGTACGACGGCCCGGTGATGCGGGCCCGGATCCACCCCGAGGTGCTGCCGCCGGCCGGCGACGACCCGAAGGCGCGCACCGCGGCGATGGTCCAGTCGATGGCCGACGTGTGGGCCGAGGGCATCCGCGAGCACCCCGAGGACTGGCACATGCTGCAGCGGCTGTGGCTGGCTGACCTGCGGGTCCGCGAGCCGGCCGCCGCCGAGCCGGCCGCGCCGGTGCCCGCACCCGGTACCGAGCCGGCCGCCGAGCCGGCCGGGCCCTGAAGCAGCGTGAGAGGAACCTGGTGAAGATCGGCATCGTCTGCCCGTACGACTGGGACGTCCCCGGTGGCGTGCAGTTCCACATCCGGGACCTCGCCGAGCACCTGATCGCGCTGGGCCACCAGGTCTCGGTGCTGGCGCCGGCCGAGGACGACGAGGCGCTGCCCCCGTACGTGGTCTCGGCCGGGCGCGCGGTGGCCGTGCCGTACAACGGCTCGGTGGCCCGGCTCAGCTTCGGCATCCTGTCGGCGGCCCGGGTGCGGCGCTGGCTGAACGACGGGCGCTTCGACATCCTGCACGTGCACGAGCCGGCCTCGCCGAGCCTGTCGATGCTGGCGGCCTGGTCGGCGACGGGCCCGATGGTGGGGACCTTCCACACCTCCAACCCGCGCTCGCGGGCGATGATCGCGGCCTCGCCGATCCTGCAGCCCGGCCTGGAGAAGATGCGGGCCCGGATCGCGGTCAGCGAGTACGCCCGGCGCACCCTGGTCGAGCACCTGGGCGGCGACGCGGTGGTCATCCCCAACGGCGTCGACGTCGGCTTCTTCGCCGAGGCCGAGCCGGACGACCGCTGGACGGGCGGCGCGGCGGACGGCGAACCGGGCACGATCGGCTTCATCGGCCGGATCAACGAGCCGCGCAAGGGTCTGCCGACCCTGCTGGCGGCCCTGCCGAAGATCCTGGCGCAGCGCCCCGGGGTGCGGCTGCTGGTGGCGGGCAAGGGCGACGAGGAGGAGGCCGTGGCCGGCCTGGCTCCCGAGGTCCGCGCCCAGGTGGAGTTCCTCGGCATGGTCAGCGACCGGGAGAAGGCCCGGCTGCTGCGCAGCGTCGACCTGTACGTGGCGCCGAACACCGGCGGCGAGAGCTTCGGGATCATCCTGGTGGAGGCGATGTCGGCGGGTGCGCCGGTGCTGGCCAGCGACCTGGACGCGTTCAAGCAGGTGCTGGACGGCGGTGACGCGGGGGAGCTGTTCCCGGTCGAGGACGCCGACGCGCTGGCGGTCGCGGCGCTGCGGCTGCTGGGCGACCCGGGCCGGCTGGAGGAACTGCGCAAGGCGGCCTCGCGGCACGTCCGGCGCTTCGACTGGTCGACGGTCGGCGCGGACATCCTGGCGGTGTACGAGACGGTCACCGACGGTGCGCCCGCGGCGGTGCGGGTGGAGGACGAGCGGACGGGCTGGCGCGGCCGGCTGGGGCTGGCCCGGGACTGAGCGCGCCTGGCGGGCCTGACCCGGCGGCGGTGGCGGGCCCCGGCGGCCCGGGCCCCGGTCCGCTCCGGCCCACGCGCTGGTTAGGGTGTCCCGGGGGCCCGCCAGGACGGCGGGCGCCGTCACCGACGCCCGTCCGAGCCCGGAGGCCCAGATGCCGCAGATCTCCGTCGACTACTCCGCGAACCTGGCGGACGCCTTCGACCGCCGGGCCCTCGGCCTGGCCCTGAACCAGCTCGCCGTGAAGTTCCTCACCGTCGCCCCGGACGGGTGCAAGACGCGCTTCCGCCGGGCCGATGAGACCGTCGTGGTGGGGGAGCGGGCGGAGGGCCAGGACCTGGTCCTGGTGGACTTCCAGATCTTCCCCGGGCGCACCCCGGAGGCGAAGGCGGGGCTCACCGAGGCCGTGCTCGCGCTGCTGGCCGAGCACCTGCCGGCGGCGCCGGGCCGGCGCCTGCACACCGCGGTGAAGGTGGTCGACATGGACAGCGACAGCTACCGGGGCACCACGCTCGACGGCTGACCGGCGGGCACCCGGTAGCGTTGCGCCCCGTGACTACCTGGATCTGGGCGGCCGTGGCCGTGGTGTTGTGCGGGATGTACCTGAGTTGGACGGCCGGGCGCCTCGACCGGCTGCACGCCCGGATCGACGCGGCCCGCGCGGCGCTGGACGCCCAGTTGGTCCGGCGGGCCTCGGTGACGCTGGAGCTGGCGACCTCGGGCCTGCTGGACCCGGCGGCCTCGCTGCTGCTCTACGAGGCCTCGCACTCGGCCCGGCAGTCCGAGGACGAGCACCGCGAGGTGGCGGAGAGCGAGCTGAGCCTGGCGCTGCGCGCGGTGTTCGCCGAGCCGGAGCAGCTCGCGGTGCTGGTCGCGGCCCCCGGCGGTGAAGAAGCTGTGAAGGATCTGACGGCCGCCGTCCGCCGCGTGCCGATGGCCAGGCGGTTCCACAACGACGCCGTCCGGGCCGCCCGCGCGGTGCGCGAGCACCGGCTGGTGCGCTACTTCCGCCTTGCGGGGAAGGCGCCGTTCCCGATGGCCTTCGAGATGGACGACGCCCCTCCGCTCGCGCTGACCCCCGAGGGAGCCCCGGCCTAGGGGCCCGCGGGGCCCGCCTGGCTTCGGCCTGTTTGTCGTATCCCGGAAGCCCGCATGGACTTGGTGGCGCATGGGGCCGAGCCCATGTCCGCCTAACATAAGGCGATAGCACTTTCATCTTCGAGTGAGGTCTCACGTGTCCACCACCCCCATCACCGCAGACCAGCCGCAGATCGGTACCGCCCGGGTCAAGCGCGGCATGGCCGAGCAGCTCAAGGGCGGTGTGATCATGGACGTGGTCAACGCCGAGCAGGCGAAGATCGCTGAAGACGCCGGCGCCGTGGCCGTCATGGCCCTGGAGCGGGTCCCCGCCGACATCCGCAAGGACGGCGGCGTGGCCCGGATGTCCGACCCGGACATGATCGACGGCATCATCAACGCCGTGTCCATCCCGGTGATGGCCAAGTCCCGGATCGGCCACTTCGTCGAGGCCCAGGTCCTGCAGGCGCTCGGCGTGGACTACATCGACGAGTCCGAGGTGCTGACCCCGGCCGACGAGGTCAACCACTCCGACAAGTGGGCGTTCACCACCCCCTTCGTCTGTGGCGCCACCAACCTGGGCGAGGCGCTGCGCCGCATCGCCGAGGGTGCGGCCATGATCCGCTCCAAGGGCGAGGCCGGTACCGGCAACGTGGTCGAGGCCGTCCGCCACATGCGCCAGATCCGCGCCGACATCAAGCGCCTCACCACCCTCGACGAGACCGAGCTCTTCGTCGCCGCCAAGAACCTCCAGGCGCCGTACGAGCTGGTCAAGGAGGTCGCGCAGCTGGGCAAGCTCCCGGTCGTGCTGTTCTCCGCCGGTGGCGTGGCCACCCCGGCCGACGCGGCCCTGATGATGCAGCTCGGCGCCGAGGGCGTCTTCGTCGGCTCGGGCATCTTCAAGTCCGGCGACCCGGCCAAGCGCGCCGCCGCCGTCGTGAAGGCCACCACCTTCTTCGACGACCCGAAGGTCATCGCGGACGTCTCGCGCGGCCTGGGCGAGGCCATGGTCGGCATCAACTGCGACACCCTCCCCGAGGCCGAGCGGTACGCCAACCGCGGCTGGTAGTCCCTGCCCGACGGCCCGCCGCGCGGATTCACGGAGCGCGGCGGGCCGTCGTGCGTCGTCCGTACGAGAATTCTGAAGAGGTAGCAACCGTGTCGAGCCGTACTCCAGTCATCGGCGTCCTGGCCCTGCAGGGCGACGTCCGCGAGCACCTGATCGCGCTTGCCGAGGCCGACGCGCTGGCGCGCCCGGTGCGCCGCCCCGAGGAGCTCGCCGAGGTCGACGCGCTGGTGATCCCCGGTGGCGAGTCCACCACCATGTCCAAGCTGGCGCTCGCCTTCGGGATGATGGCGCCGCTGCGCGAGCGGGTCGCCGCCGGGATGCCGGTCTACGGCTCCTGCGCCGGCATGATCATGCTCGCCGACAAGATCCTCGACGGCCGGGACGACCAGGAGACGGTCGGCGGCATCGACATGACGGTGCGGCGCAACGCCTTCGGCCGCCAGAACGAGTCCTTCGAGTCCGCGATCGAGTTCAAGGGCATCGAGGGCCAGGGCCCGGCCGGCGAGGCCGTGCACGGCGTCTTCATCCGCGCCCCCTGGGTCGAGGCCGTGGGCGCGGGCGTCGAGGTGCTGGCCGAGCTGTCGGCGGCGGACGGTCCGGAGAGCCGGATCGTGGCGGTCCGTCAGGGCAACCTGCTGGCAACCTCGTTCCACCCCGAGCTGACCGGCGACCACCGGGTGCACGAGTACTTCGTGCGGATGGTCGAAGCCGCCGCGCGCTGAACCGGTGCCCCCGCCGCACTGCGGCACCGGTAAGATCTCTCCTGTTCATTTCCCTTTTGGCGACGTAAAGGAGCTGGCGATGTCCGGCCACTCTAAGTGGGCTACCACCAAGCACAAGAAGGCCGTGATCGACGCCAAGCGCGGCAAGCTCTTCGCCAAGATGATCAAGAACATCGAGGTGGCGGCGCGCACCGGCGGCAGCGACCCGGCGGGCAACCCGACGCTGTACGACGCCATCCAGAAGGCGAAGAAGAGCTCGGTCCCGATCGACAACATCAACCGCGCCGTCAAGCGCGGCGACGGTGCCGAGGCCGGCGGGGCCGACTACTCGACCATCATGTACGAGGGCTACGGTCCCAACGGCGTCGCGGTGCTCATCGAGTGCCTCACCGACAACCGCAACCGAGCCGCCTCCGACGTCCGCGTCGCGATGACCCGCAACGGCGGCAACATGGCCGACCCGGGCTCGGTGTCGTACATGTTCACCCGCAAGGGCGTCGTCATCGTCCCCAAGGCCGACGGCGTGGACGAGGACAAGGTCTTCGAGGTCGTCCTGGAGGCCGGCGCCGAGGAGGTCAACGACCTCGGTGACACCTACGAGGTGATCAGCGCGGCCACCGACATGGTCGCGGTCCGCACCGCGCTGGTGGACGCCGGGATCGACTACGACTCGGCCGACGCCAACTTCGTGCCCAGCGTGCAGGTCGAGCTGGACGCCGACGGCGCCCGCAAGATTTTCAAGCTGATCGACGCGCTGGAGGACAGCGACGACGTGCAGAACGTCTTCGCCAACTTCGACATCCCGGACGCCGTGGGCGCCGAGCTCGACGCCGAGTAGGGCCGAAGGCCCCGCATCACTGCGCCCGGTGGTCCGTGGGACCACCGGGCGCAGTGCGTCCCGGCCGGCCCCGGGTGTGTTCGGCCGGTTCGTTGTCAGCGGTGCCCGATACCCTTCGGGTGGTCTTGGAGAGGCGGGCGCGACGTGCGGGTACTGGGAGTGGACCCCGGGCTGACCAGGTGCGGGGTCGGCGTGGTCGACGGCGCGCCGGGCCGCCCGCTGAAGATGGCCGGCGTCGGGGTGGTGCGCACCCCGGCCGACGCCGAGATCGGGCCCCGGTTGCTGCTCGTCGAGCAGGGCATAGAGGCCTGGCTGGAGGAGTACCGGCCGGACATGGTCGCTGTCGAGCGGGTCTTCGCCCAGCACAACGTCCGGACGGTGATGGGCACCGCCCAGGCCAGCGCCGTCGCCATGCTCTGCGCGACCAGGCGCGGCATCCCGGTCACCCTGCACACCCCCAGCGAGGTCAAGGCGGCCGTCACCGGCTCCGGCCGCGCCGACAAGGCCCAGGTCACCGCCATGGTCACCCGCCTGCTGCGGCTGGACGCCCCGCCCAAGCCCGCCGACGCCGCCGACGCCCTGGCGCTCGCCATCTGCCACATCTGGCGCGGCGCCGCCGCCGGCCGGATCGCCGCCGCGGTGGCCAAGGCCCCGCCCGCGCGGTCCGCCGCCGCCGTCGTCCGGGCCGACGCCCGCCCCGCCGTCCGACAGGAGCACCGCCCGTGATCGCGTTCGTCCAGGGCCAGGTCGCGGCCCTCTCCACGGGCACCGCCGTGGTCGAGGTCGGCGGGGTCGGCCTCGCCCTCCAGTGCACCCCCACCACGCTCGCCGCGCTGCGGCTCGGCGAGCCGGCCCGGCTCTCCACCTCGCTCGTGGTCCGTGAGGACTCCCTCACCCTCTACGGCTTCGCCGACGAGGACGAGCGCGCCACCTTCGAACTGCTGCAGAACGCCAGCGGCGTCGGCCCCCGGCTGGCCCAGGCCATGCTCGGCGTGCACAGCCCTGACGCGCTGCGCCTGGCGGTGGCCACCGGGGACGAGAAGGCGCTGATGGCGGTGCCCGGGATCGGCAAGCGCGGCGCGCAGAAGCTGCTCCTGGAGTACAAGGACAAGCTCGGGGCCCCGCACGGCAGCGTCCCGGCGCAGAAGCCGCTCGCGGCCGGCCCGGCGCCGTGGAGCGAGCAGCTGCAGGCCGCCCTGGTCGGCCTCGGCTACGCTCCGCGGGAGGCCGAGGACGCGGTGGCGGCCGTCACCCCGGAGGCCGAGGCGCAGTCCTCGCCGGACATCGGCGCCCTGCTCAAGGCCGCGCTGCGGACCTTGAACCGGACCAGGTGAACCCGTCCGCCGACCGTTCCCGGGCCGCCGGCCCGGTCGACGTGTCGACCTTTCCGGTCGGGCCGCCCGACCGGTGACCTGACCGCCCGACCGCCCGACCGCAGGCCGAGCACCGCCCGACCGCCCGACCCGCTGATCCACCGACCCGCTGATCCGCCGACCCGCCGAGACTGGAGCCCGCCCCGATGACCCCGTACGACTCCGAACCGGCGGACCGGCTGGTGACCGCCGCCGCCGCCGACGGCGAGGACCAGGCGGTCGAGGCGGCGCTGCGCCCCAAGCTGCTGGACGAGTTCATCGGGCAGGAGCGGGTCCGCGAGCAGCTCTC
Protein-coding regions in this window:
- a CDS encoding glycosyltransferase family 4 protein → MKIGIVCPYDWDVPGGVQFHIRDLAEHLIALGHQVSVLAPAEDDEALPPYVVSAGRAVAVPYNGSVARLSFGILSAARVRRWLNDGRFDILHVHEPASPSLSMLAAWSATGPMVGTFHTSNPRSRAMIAASPILQPGLEKMRARIAVSEYARRTLVEHLGGDAVVIPNGVDVGFFAEAEPDDRWTGGAADGEPGTIGFIGRINEPRKGLPTLLAALPKILAQRPGVRLLVAGKGDEEEAVAGLAPEVRAQVEFLGMVSDREKARLLRSVDLYVAPNTGGESFGIILVEAMSAGAPVLASDLDAFKQVLDGGDAGELFPVEDADALAVAALRLLGDPGRLEELRKAASRHVRRFDWSTVGADILAVYETVTDGAPAAVRVEDERTGWRGRLGLARD
- a CDS encoding elongation factor G-like protein EF-G2, encoding MPDRATVRTGQAPPVERPQQLRNVVLIGCSGAGKTTLAESLALTAGAVTRAGRVPDGNTVSDHEEIEHKQQRSVQLAVLPLEWRDTKINLLDPPGHPDFVAELRAALHAADGAVFVVSATDPVTAPTRALWRECAAAGIPRAVAVAKFDIARSGFDEILTACHDAFGLGPDTLRPRYLPLHHDGRPTGSLDLLTGRGYGDDGPAPDPTPESAAARESLVEAISGQDDTLMERYLAGEELDADALADGLRREVLDCALHPALATTENGLGAAELLDLIATAFPDPTHRRPPAPDCDPDAPLAAQVIRITGDAYVGRISLVRMLAGTLRPDTHVEITGPDGREPTEERVTTLTSPFGKQHHPVPHALPGDLVCIAKLGSARAGDTLNDPGHAAPLDPWPLAEPLLPIAVEAHSKADDDKLSQALTRLTAEDPALRLEQNADTHQLVLWCTGEAHAEVVLDRLRGRHGVHVDTVPHRVALRETFGTAAAGHGRLVKQSGGHGQYAICDLEVEPLPTGSGFEFQDRVVGGSVPKHFIPSVEKGVRAQLAKGVTTGHPLTDVRVTLVDGKAHSVDSSDSAFQSAAALALRDAAGNAVIRLLEPVATVSVLLPDDYLGAVLGDLSARRGRVLGTEIGGPGLTLLRAEVPELELARYPVDLRSLTHGTAEFSRAHLRHEPMPAALAAQITAAES
- the pgsA gene encoding phosphatidylinositol phosphate synthase, whose amino-acid sequence is MLNKYARAFFTRVLTPFAAFLIRLGVSPDAVTLIGTAGSVAGALVFFPRGEFFWGTITITLFIFSDLVDGNMARQLGRTSKWGAFLDSTLDRVADAAIFGGLAMWYAGKGDNNLLCAVAIFCLASGLVVSYTKARAESQGLPCDVSGLVERAERLVISLVAAGVAGLHTFGVPYVEWLLPFALWVVAAGSLVTVFQRMLTVRREAFEADRLEAGSRGTA
- the ruvC gene encoding crossover junction endodeoxyribonuclease RuvC, which encodes MRVLGVDPGLTRCGVGVVDGAPGRPLKMAGVGVVRTPADAEIGPRLLLVEQGIEAWLEEYRPDMVAVERVFAQHNVRTVMGTAQASAVAMLCATRRGIPVTLHTPSEVKAAVTGSGRADKAQVTAMVTRLLRLDAPPKPADAADALALAICHIWRGAAAGRIAAAVAKAPPARSAAAVVRADARPAVRQEHRP
- the ruvA gene encoding Holliday junction branch migration protein RuvA; this encodes MIAFVQGQVAALSTGTAVVEVGGVGLALQCTPTTLAALRLGEPARLSTSLVVREDSLTLYGFADEDERATFELLQNASGVGPRLAQAMLGVHSPDALRLAVATGDEKALMAVPGIGKRGAQKLLLEYKDKLGAPHGSVPAQKPLAAGPAPWSEQLQAALVGLGYAPREAEDAVAAVTPEAEAQSSPDIGALLKAALRTLNRTR
- a CDS encoding phosphatidylinositol mannoside acyltransferase, coding for MVYSAYALGWAALKHLPERAAEGLFDQIADAAWRKRGKRVLQLEANLLRVRPDADEARLRELSRAGMRSYLRYWMESFRLPVWSRERIARSVAVEGLEHLTGAMESGRGSVIALPHMGNWDLAGAWVASHEGYPFTTVAERLEPERLFERFVAYRESLGMEVLPLTGSDVSVVGTLARRLRAGKLVCLVGDRDLSEAGVEVTFFGEATRMPAGPAALCLRTGAALLPVTLWYDGPVMRARIHPEVLPPAGDDPKARTAAMVQSMADVWAEGIREHPEDWHMLQRLWLADLRVREPAAAEPAAPVPAPGTEPAAEPAGP
- the pdxS gene encoding pyridoxal 5'-phosphate synthase lyase subunit PdxS, whose amino-acid sequence is MSTTPITADQPQIGTARVKRGMAEQLKGGVIMDVVNAEQAKIAEDAGAVAVMALERVPADIRKDGGVARMSDPDMIDGIINAVSIPVMAKSRIGHFVEAQVLQALGVDYIDESEVLTPADEVNHSDKWAFTTPFVCGATNLGEALRRIAEGAAMIRSKGEAGTGNVVEAVRHMRQIRADIKRLTTLDETELFVAAKNLQAPYELVKEVAQLGKLPVVLFSAGGVATPADAALMMQLGAEGVFVGSGIFKSGDPAKRAAAVVKATTFFDDPKVIADVSRGLGEAMVGINCDTLPEAERYANRGW
- a CDS encoding 5-carboxymethyl-2-hydroxymuconate Delta-isomerase, with protein sequence MPQISVDYSANLADAFDRRALGLALNQLAVKFLTVAPDGCKTRFRRADETVVVGERAEGQDLVLVDFQIFPGRTPEAKAGLTEAVLALLAEHLPAAPGRRLHTAVKVVDMDSDSYRGTTLDG
- the pdxT gene encoding pyridoxal 5'-phosphate synthase glutaminase subunit PdxT, yielding MSSRTPVIGVLALQGDVREHLIALAEADALARPVRRPEELAEVDALVIPGGESTTMSKLALAFGMMAPLRERVAAGMPVYGSCAGMIMLADKILDGRDDQETVGGIDMTVRRNAFGRQNESFESAIEFKGIEGQGPAGEAVHGVFIRAPWVEAVGAGVEVLAELSAADGPESRIVAVRQGNLLATSFHPELTGDHRVHEYFVRMVEAAAR
- a CDS encoding YebC/PmpR family DNA-binding transcriptional regulator; its protein translation is MSGHSKWATTKHKKAVIDAKRGKLFAKMIKNIEVAARTGGSDPAGNPTLYDAIQKAKKSSVPIDNINRAVKRGDGAEAGGADYSTIMYEGYGPNGVAVLIECLTDNRNRAASDVRVAMTRNGGNMADPGSVSYMFTRKGVVIVPKADGVDEDKVFEVVLEAGAEEVNDLGDTYEVISAATDMVAVRTALVDAGIDYDSADANFVPSVQVELDADGARKIFKLIDALEDSDDVQNVFANFDIPDAVGAELDAE